The region TTCATAAAGCCGAAGCGATGTCGAGTGCGCATACCCAAATTGTATTTGCCTTGTCGTTGTGTGGATTATTTATTGATAAAACCTGGTGGGTACTTGCGATTATTATTGCCTTCGGTCGCTGGGACGTCTTATCTAATCGGCTTTCAAGTATTATTAGCAATGGCATTAAAGGAGACAAATAATGAAAGAGATCATGCTTCCTTATGTGTTAATTATTTGGCTATTGGTTAAATTAGGTGTTATTCAGTGGAATTTAGCTAATGCAGTGCGCAGTGTCGGCTTAGGGTTATTCATTGCTTTCGCACTCTTCACAGGGCATCGATTCTGGTCTCCAGCCGATTTAACGGATAGCTCAACAATCAAAGCACCTCATGCTGTATTAAGCCCATTAATTGGCCAAGAAGTTGAAAATGTTTATGTCACACACAACCAATTGGTAAAAAAAGGTGATTTAATTTACACGTTAGTATCGGTAGATAGCACTGAGCAAATTAACGCGTTGAAAGCTAATAGAAGTGCGGTTGAGGCTCAGCATGCAGCAGCTATTCAGCAAATCAGAGTTTTAAAAGTTAACATCAATAATGATGAACGTAACTTAGCCAGATTAACGGCGCTGAAAGAACATGCAAGCCAAGTTGATCGCGATAACTTAGCTGCACAAATTGATGCAAATAGCGCGCAAGTGGCGGCCAATATTGCTCAGTTAGATGCACAAACGGCGCAAATGCAATCCTATGATGCCGATATTCAATCTGCTAAATGGACCGATTCCCGTCGTGAAATACGGGCTCAGTTTGATGGACAACTCGCTATCACTAATGTGGTTGAAGGCACACGTTTAGGTAACATGCATCTATTCGATACCAGTAAGAAGTTTATGGAAATGCGAATAGCGGATCAATCTTATCGTTATATTAAAAAAGGGCAGTTTGCCGAGTTTTATGTAGATGCTTATCCTGGTGAAATTTTTAGAGGTAGAGTACACAGTGTTACCTCTGGCACCGGTGAAGCGATGATTAATCCTATGAGTGGTAGCCAGCATGTCCGTCAACATGTAGGCAATAATTCAGGCTCTCATGGCCGTACTGTTGTTATTGAGTTTGAAGAACCTGAAGGGTATTCGCTTCCTATAGGGGCAACAGGTTCTGCGTGGATTTCCGCAGAGAAACCTCATCCAATATTGGGCTTTATGGACATTATTGGCGGGGCTACTGTCAGGCTGAAAGCACTAAAGTCTTATTTAAATGCGCTCTAGTCTCTAACAAATCGAGTGATAACTAACAGCGATTACAACCTTAAAGGAGCCCTTAGGCTCCTTTTTTATACTGTAAACCCAACCTATTTTTTGTTCATGAGTCAGCGTTGTGGTACAGCTGCTGGCGGTATTGTGATGATTGGCGTACTTATCCATCAATTAGGGTTACCCGTTGAAGCAATTGCGCTTGTTGCGGCGTTAGATCGTATTATTGATATGTTCTGTACCAGTACCAGTACCAATGTTGTTGGTGATGCAGCGGTGGTTACTTTGGTTGAACACAGTGAACAAGTACATGAGCAACAAGAGCAAACGGCTCCAGTTACGGCGTAATCTATGTAGTTCAATTTACTGATACTCTTTGATAAAGCGACTTTTCTACTAATAGAA is a window of Shewanella donghaensis DNA encoding:
- a CDS encoding HlyD family secretion protein, with the protein product MKEIMLPYVLIIWLLVKLGVIQWNLANAVRSVGLGLFIAFALFTGHRFWSPADLTDSSTIKAPHAVLSPLIGQEVENVYVTHNQLVKKGDLIYTLVSVDSTEQINALKANRSAVEAQHAAAIQQIRVLKVNINNDERNLARLTALKEHASQVDRDNLAAQIDANSAQVAANIAQLDAQTAQMQSYDADIQSAKWTDSRREIRAQFDGQLAITNVVEGTRLGNMHLFDTSKKFMEMRIADQSYRYIKKGQFAEFYVDAYPGEIFRGRVHSVTSGTGEAMINPMSGSQHVRQHVGNNSGSHGRTVVIEFEEPEGYSLPIGATGSAWISAEKPHPILGFMDIIGGATVRLKALKSYLNAL